The Imtechella halotolerans DNA window ATTGATCCACATAGGACTGCATTTCTTTTCTAAAAAGAATGCCTAGTCGTTCTGCATTTTCAGCCAATTGTTCATCTGTTACCACTTGTAAGGCTGCCATTGCAACAGCCGCCGCTAACGGATTTCCTCCAAAAGTACTCCCGTGTTGGCCTGGCTTAATAACATCCATTATACTGTTATCTGCAAAAACACCACTTACTGGGTATACTCCACCACTTAAGGCTTTGCCTAAAATCAATATATCGGGAACTACATTTTCATGATGTACTGCAAGCAATTTTCCTGTACGAGCAATCCCCGTCTGTACTTCGTCTGCGATAAATAACACCTTATGCTTTTCACAAAGAGCTTTAGCACCACTTAAAAATCCTTCTGAAGGGACATACACTCCTGCTTCACCTTGGATAGGTTCTACTAGGAAACCAGCTATATTAGTGTGTTGCTCTAAAACTGCCTCAAGAGCATTTAAATCATCATATGGAATCTTAACAAATCCCGGAGTATAAGGTCCGAAATTTTTCCTAGCGCCCTCATCGTTCGAAAAGGAAATAATGGTAGTGGTTCGACCATGAAAATTGTTTTCACATACTACTATTATTGCTTCTTGTTCTGGAATACCTTTACATTCATAAGCCCACTTCCTACACAACTTAATAGCAGTTTCAACTGCTTCTGCACCTGTATTCATTGGCAACATTTTATCATACCCAAAATACCCTGTAGCAAACTTCTCATAACGCCCCAGCATATCATTATAAAAGGCGCGAGATGTAAGGGTTAATGTTTGAGCCTGATTTGTAAGCGCTCCGATGATTGCAGGATGGCAATGTCCTTGATTAACGGCCGAATAAGCAGAAAGGAAGTCATAATACTTATTCCCTTCAACATCCCAAACATACACACCCTCACCTTTACTTAAAACTACCGGTAGCGGGTGATAATTATGAGCTCCATACTGATTTTCTAATGCAATGGCATCTTGCGAAGTAATTTTGTCTAAAACTGCCATTTTGTTTTGTTTTTTATGATACGACTTTATCTATTCCTTCTTTAACGGAGAGAAATCATCCAAAATAACGATTGCAAGTTAACAATAATGCTGCGTATTGTGAAAAGATTTATCATATTCTAATATTCAAGATTTCCTTAAGCTCAGACTACCGGCTATTTTTAGATGTATTCGCATTCATTCAACTACCTTCATATCGTAAAAGATACTATTTTTGTTGCATGCGAAAAAAGAATACAAAACAGCTTTTTGAAAAGCTAACTGTGATAGATGCAGGTGCCAAAGGTAAAAGTGTAGCCAAGGCACCGGATGGAAGGATTATTTTCTTAAGCAATGCCATTCCGGGTGATGTTGTGGACATTCAAACCACCAAAAAAAGAAGTGCCTATTATGAAGGAACAGCCGTAGTCTTTCATTCATACTCAGATAAAAGAACTCAAGCGGTATGTGAACACTTTGGCGTTTGTGGAGGTTGTAAATGGCAGCACATGGCCTATGAGCATCAACTCTATTATAAACAAAAAGAAGTAGAGAATAATCTTAAACGTCTTGGCAAAATAGAATTGCCTGAAATCACGCCTATTTCAGGATCTGAAGAACACTATTTTTACCGGAATAAAATGGAATTTTCGTTCTCAGATAGCCGCTGGCTTACCTTAGATGAAATTCAAAGTACTGAAGAAATTGAAGACAGAAACGCATTAGGTTTCCATATACCTGGTGCGTGGGATAAAATTCTGGATATTAGAAAATGTCATTTACAACGGGATCCTTCTAACGCGATTCGTCTTGAAATCAAATCCTTCGCATTGAAAAATGAAATGCCATTTTTTAATGCTCGTCACCAAAGAGGTCTGCTGCGTTCTGTTATGATACGCACTTCTTCCACAGGCGAATTAATGGTAGTTATCCAATTTTTCAAAGAAGATGTGATTAAACGAGAATCATTACTTAATCACCTTATTCAGACTTTTCCTGAAATTACTTCACTACAGTACATTATCAATGGGAAAGGGAATGATACAATTTATGACCAAGATGTGATTTGTTTCCACGGTCGCGATCATATTTTTGAAGAGATGGAAGGGCTTAAGTTTAAAATCAATGCTAAATCTTTTTATCAGACCAATTCCGAGCAAGCCTATGAATTGTATAAAATCACGAGAGATTTTGCAGGCCTTACTGGTAATGAACTCGTATATGACCTTTACACTGGAACTGGAACTATAGCTCAATTTGTCGCAAAAAATGCCAAAAAAGTAATTGGGGTTGAAGCTGTGCCTGAAGCTATAGAAGATGCTAAAACTAATGCGCAAAACAATACTATTGAAAATGTAGCATTTTTTGTAGGTGATATGAAGAATGTGTTTAATCAAGAGTTTATTGAAACTCATGGTATTCCTGATATTATAATTACGGATCCACCTAGAGATGGCATGCATGCAGATGTTGTTAAACAAATTCTTTCGGTATCTCCCCAAAAGATTGTTTATGTGAGTTGTAATAGCGCTACTCAAGCTCGTGATCTCGCTCTGATGGATTCAATGTACAAGGTAACTAAAGTTCAACCTGTAGACATGTTTCCTCAAACGCACCATGTAGAAAATGTTGTACTTTTGGAAAAACGATAACAATGTTTGAAGTAAATTTAGTAAAAAGCCGCATTCGATATTTTCTAGGAATTCCACTCCTTTTATTACTTTTTTCAGGATGTGAAAAAGATGATATCTGTGTGGAAACATCACTAACACCCAATTTGATTATTCGATTCTACGATCAAGTAAACAGAAGTCAATTTAAAGAAGTTCCAACCTTACGGGTAATCGGTGTAGGATCTCAATATATTTTAATTGATAGGATAACTACAGACTCTATTTCTATTCCATTAAAAACATTAGAAAACACTACTTCCTTCATGCTAATTAATGCATCTGAAGAAGAATTGGAAACAGGAAATAGTGATGTCCTTACCATTACGTATACCCCAAAGGAAATTTTTATTAATCGTGCTTGTGGGTACAAAATGAACTTTGAAGAAGCAAACGGGAGTGTGACCACTGATGAGGCTAACTGGATTCAGGACGTACAAATTATTAACCCAAACATTCAAAATGAAAGAAAAGCACATATCCACCTATATCACTAGTATTTTTCTATTACTTTCTTTAACACTAATAGCCCAGGAAACAGCTAAAGACAGTTTAGGGTACCAACAAAGATATGGGCTTCGTATAGGTATTGATTTGAGTAAACCTATTCGCTCCTTCTTAAATGATAATTACCGTGGCCTTGAATTAATGGGAGACTATCGATTAACACAACGCCACTATATTGCTGCGGAAATAGGAACAGAAGAAAACACTATTGAAGATGAATATATATCCTTTAGTTCAAAAGGTAATTACCTTAAAGTAGGTTTTGATTACAACACCTATGAAAACTGGTATGGGATGGAAAATATGATTTTTGCAGGAGCTCGTTATGGATTTGGAACTTTCAACCAAACACTTAACAGTTATTCCATCTATAACCAAAATCATTATTGGCAGGAAGATCAATCTTCCGGCAGAAATCCCGATTTATTAAAAGAATACTCAGGTTTAACCGCTCATTGGCTAGAAGTTGTTGTAGGCCTTAAAGCTGAATTATTTAATAATTTGTATTTAGGTGCAAGCCTAAGACTAAATTATCTTGTAACCGATTCATCTTCTGACGCGTTTCCAGCCTTGTGGATTCCTGGGTTCAATAAAGTAACCGATGATAGTAAGTTTGGTGTAGGATTCAACTACGGCCTAACTTATTTTTTACCTTTATATAAGAAATCTAAAAAATCAGAAATCAAAGACTAGCCTATTTCTTTAACCTCCTTACTAAATATTGATTTCATAAAAACCTTTTCACCTCGGTCTGTTTTAACGGCTGCAAATTTAGGCCCAATTACCGTTGTAATAACGGCTGCAATCAATGAGTGAATTAAACTATTAATACCAGGGAACACCCATACAGTCAATAGTCTAAAAATGACAAACAACACTGTAAATGCAATAAAATTATATAGTAAAGCTTTGTTTTTTGGTTTCATAATCGCAATTTATTATTTGTTTTTTTGATGGATCTAAACATCCTTACTCAATATATTTTCCTTTTTTACTACCTTCATACATCTCGTACTTTACAAGCCTACTCTCAAGATGTCCATTAAATAATTTAATTTTCCGTGAAGGACGTAATCCCACATGTTTAAGCGCCTCCATGTTGGATGTGATAAACCAAGCATCTGTTCCTGGATAATGCTTTTTCAAGGTATCACCTATGGATTTATAAAACTGTTCCATGTCAATAGAAAGTCGCTCTCCATAAGGTGGATTAAAAACCATATGCAATTTTCCATCTACAGGTTTATACGTTTCAAAAAAGTTTCGCTGAGTAATGGTTATGTATTCTGATAAATTGGCATTCTTCACATTATCCTTTGCCTTTGCAACAGCAGAAGGAGCTTTATCATATCCATATATCTTATGATGAAATTCACGAGTTTTCTTTAAACTACTTTCAATAATTTTCTCAAAAAGATTAGCATCAAAATCTGGCCATTTTTCAAAAGCAAATTCCTTCCTATTAATATTAGGTGGTATATTACAAGCTATCATTGCTGCTTCCACTGGTATAGTCCCACTTCCACACATTGGATCCATAAAATCACATTGACCATCCCAGCCGCTCATCATGATAAGGCCAGCCGCTAATACTTCATTTATAGGTGCTATGTTAGTGGCAGTTTTATATCCTCTTTGGTGAAGAGATCGTCCAGAACTATCAATAGATACCGTTACCTCACTCTGTTGAATATGAATATGTATTCTAATATCTGGATATTTAAGATCTACATCCGGTCGAGTGCCATGAAGATTTCTAAACTTATCAACTATTGCATCCTTTGTTTTCAATGAGATAAATTGCGAATGGTGAAAGCGATCAGTCGCCAGTGTAGCATCAATAGCAAATGTACTATGAACACTCATAAAACGCTCCCAATCCATTTTATAAATTTGATCATACAAGTCTTGTTCATTGCGAACTCTAAAGCTTTTTACGGGTTTCAATATTTTAATAGCAGTACGTAAACATAGGTTTGCTTTGTACATAAATCCTTTGTCCCCTTCAAAAGTCACACTTCTCACACCCTTCTGAACGTTTATAGCTCCTAAATTCCTAAGTTCCTCTTCTAACAATTCTTCAAAGCCAAAAAGTGTTTTGGCAACCATTGTATAATTATTTCCCATAACTGTTCTCCAATAAAAAGCAAAAATAGGTTAATTTAGCAGTTTATTTCGCCAGCATGCAAAAAGATACTAAAAATTGGTTTACTTCATGGTTTGATACCGATTTTTACCACATACTATATAAAGACCGAGACGAGCAGGAAGCTAAGTTTTTCATGGATAATCTTACGCAATATTTAAATTTGCCTGAAGATGCCAGAATTCTAGATTTACCTTGCGGTAGAGGGAGACATTCTGTCTACCTTAATGAATTAGGATATAATGTAGTTGGTGCTGATTTATCTGCAAACAGCATTGCATTCGCTCGAAAATTTGAAAATGAAAATCTCAAATTCACTCAATTTGATATGCGTACGGTGTATGGTGACAAATTTGATGCAGTTTTTAATCTATTTACCAGTATAGGCTATTTTGAAAATGAAGAGGACAATGCACGAACCATTCATGCTTTTTGTCAAAGTTTAAATGAAACTGGTTTTGCCGTTATTGATTTCATGAACGTTGGCTATATTGAAAATTCATTAATCCCTGAGGAAGCCAAAACAATTGAAGGAATAACATTTCATATTAATAGGCATCTTTCAAATAATTACGTCACGAAAGATATTCGATTCTCTCACCAAGGAAAAGAGTATCATTTCACAGAGCGAGTAAAAGCATTAAAACTCCAAGATTTTGAAGCCTATATTGAAGCAGCAGGTGGATACTTACTCGATATATTTGGTGATTATAAACTAGGTAAATTTCATCCCGAAACATCCGAACGACTAATCCTTATTTTCAAATAATGAACATGTATCTACTTCCCATAATAGCAGTCCTAGCTGGCTTTTTATTCTTCATGCTTTTTAGACCACATGAAAAAGGAAAACTAAAGTTATTATTAGCCTTTAGTGGTGCATTTCTATTGGCCATAACAGTATTTGAAATTATCCCTTCTGTTTTCGCTGAAGGATACAACCGCTTTCTTGGATTATTTATTTTACTAGGAATGCTACTTCAGATAATCCTTGAGTTCTTTTCCAAAGGAGCTGAGCATGGCCATATGCATTTTCACAATACTAAATCATTGCCTTTGGCCCTATTTATAAGTTTATGTATACATGCTTTTTTAGAAGGTCTCCCAATTAGACATGATAATCATTTAATGTATGGCATCCTTATTCATAAATTACCAGTTGCCTTCATTCTTACAGCATTTTTACATCATGCCGAAATTCCAAAATGGCGTATTATAGTCACTTTACTAATTTTTGCTGCAATGACACCCCTGGGAACTCTTGTATCAAACAATACGGATTTACTTACCCAAATAGAGCCCTATGTGAATGCCTTAGTGGTTGGTACCTTTCTGCATATTTCTACAGTTATTCTTTTCGAAAGTTCAGAGGGGCATAAATTCAATCTATCTAAATTATTGGTTATAATTTTAGCAATAACTATTGCCTATTTTATGTAAATATGTTCAGCAGGGAAGAATCAAGAAAATTACGAGAAGAATTTTGGATCTCTTTTGGAAAATCATTTCCAAGAAAATGGATATTATATAATACAAAGATTAAAGATTTCAGTTTTAAATTCTACTTTGATACTAAAAAAGCAGCAGTTAGTCTTGATATCGAAGATAGTAACCTTGAGAATCGTATAAATCATTACGAGAAATTAGAATCCTTAAAATCAATCCTCATAGATGAATATTTACCCGATGCTATTTATGAAGACATACACTACCTTGAAAGTGGAAAAGAAATATCACGTATTTATGTAGAATTAACAGGAGTATCTATTCATAATAAGAACACCTGGCAACAAACTATGGAATATTTAAACAACCAAATGATTCAATTTGAAACATTTTGGTATGAATACGAAGACTTTATTAAAGGGTAGTCAATTCTACAAACATAAAAGCGTAGTGAGAAGCACACCCCAATAAGACAAATACATGCCAAATCACATGTTGATATGGCATTTTTTTTATGGAGTAAAATAGGGTTCCCAACGTATAGAAAGCTCCGCCTAAAAAAATTAAAAACATACCCTGTTTCGAGGTAAGATTCCAAAGATTTTTAAAATCAAAAACAATAATCCAACCCATAATAAGATATAAGGCCAGTGAAATGGCTTTATACCTACCAGTAAAAAACAATTTCAAGACTGCTCCAAAGATAGCGATACTCCATACGATTCCAAAAATCAACCAACCACTGCCACTTTGCAATAACAGTAACGTTATGGGAGTATAAGTACCAGCAATTAAAACGAAAATACTAACGTGATCAATCTTACGCCACAACTTCTTTTTGTCTTCATCTTTTATGGCATGATAAACAGAAGACGCTGTAAACATCAAGATTACAGATACTCCAAAAATCAAAAAACTAATAATGGCTAATATCGAATTTTCTTTAGAAGCTAACACCAAAAATGGAAGTGCAATTAGTCCAAGAATAGCACCTATTGCATGTGTCACTGTATTGAACCATTCTTCCCTTGAGCTCTGCAATCGCATACGTATACTTTTTTTTGCAAAATTACGAATAATACACATTTCACAAATTGATAAGATTCTAAAACTCAAACTGAATTAGATGTCTTTCAGTTATGTTAGTCTCTATGCACTATTGAAGAAGTTGTTGTGGTATATAAACAACAAAAGCCCGTCTTAAAGACGAGCTTTTATAAAGAAGGCGGCGACATACTCTCCCACCGGATGGCAGTACCATCTGCGCTAATGGGCTTAACTACTCTGTTCGGAAAGGTAAGAGGTGAGCCCCATTGCTATAACCACCTTAAATCGATACATGCACTTGGCACGTGATAGGTTAACATATTGAGATAAATAAGAATACTAAACGAAAAAGAAAGTGTGTGCAATAAGCCTACGGGTTATTAGTACTACTCGGCTATGACATTACTGCCTTTACACCTGTAGCCTATCAACGTGGTCATCTCCCACGACCCTTTAAAGAAATCTCATCTTGTGGCGGGTTTCGCGCTTATATGCTTTCAGCGCTTATCCCATCCCAACGTAGCTACGCTGCAATGCCCTTGGCAGAACAACAGCTACACCAGAGGTTGGTCCAACTCGGTCCTCTCGTACTAGAGTCAGCACCACGCAAATTTCTAACGCCCACAGTAGATAGAGACCGAACTGTCTCACGACGTTCTGAACCCAGCTCGCGTGCCACTTTAATGGGCGAACAGCCCAACCCTTGGGACCTTCTCCAGCCCCAGGATGTGACGAGCCGACATCGAGGTGCCAAACCCCCCCGTCGATGTGAGCTCTTGGGGGAGATCAGCCTGTTATCCCCGGCGTACCTTTTATCCTTTGAGCGATGGCCCTTCCATGCGGAACCACCGGATCACTATGCTCTACTTTCGTACCTGATCGACTTGTAGGTCTCTCAGTCAAGCTCCCTTTTGCCATTGCACTCTACGCACGGTTACCAAGCGTGCTGAGGGAACCTTTAGAAGCCTCCGTTACTCTTTTGGAGGCGACCACCCCAGTCAAACTACCCACCACGCATTGTCCTCCCTATTGGGAGTTAGGCCTCAGAT harbors:
- the rocD gene encoding ornithine--oxo-acid transaminase translates to MAVLDKITSQDAIALENQYGAHNYHPLPVVLSKGEGVYVWDVEGNKYYDFLSAYSAVNQGHCHPAIIGALTNQAQTLTLTSRAFYNDMLGRYEKFATGYFGYDKMLPMNTGAEAVETAIKLCRKWAYECKGIPEQEAIIVVCENNFHGRTTTIISFSNDEGARKNFGPYTPGFVKIPYDDLNALEAVLEQHTNIAGFLVEPIQGEAGVYVPSEGFLSGAKALCEKHKVLFIADEVQTGIARTGKLLAVHHENVVPDILILGKALSGGVYPVSGVFADNSIMDVIKPGQHGSTFGGNPLAAAVAMAALQVVTDEQLAENAERLGILFRKEMQSYVDQSDIVSLVRGKGLLNAIVINDTEDSSTAWDICMKLRDNGLLAKPTHGNIIRFAPPLVMNEEQLMDCVNIIKNTLKEFE
- the rlmD gene encoding 23S rRNA (uracil(1939)-C(5))-methyltransferase RlmD, with protein sequence MRKKNTKQLFEKLTVIDAGAKGKSVAKAPDGRIIFLSNAIPGDVVDIQTTKKRSAYYEGTAVVFHSYSDKRTQAVCEHFGVCGGCKWQHMAYEHQLYYKQKEVENNLKRLGKIELPEITPISGSEEHYFYRNKMEFSFSDSRWLTLDEIQSTEEIEDRNALGFHIPGAWDKILDIRKCHLQRDPSNAIRLEIKSFALKNEMPFFNARHQRGLLRSVMIRTSSTGELMVVIQFFKEDVIKRESLLNHLIQTFPEITSLQYIINGKGNDTIYDQDVICFHGRDHIFEEMEGLKFKINAKSFYQTNSEQAYELYKITRDFAGLTGNELVYDLYTGTGTIAQFVAKNAKKVIGVEAVPEAIEDAKTNAQNNTIENVAFFVGDMKNVFNQEFIETHGIPDIIITDPPRDGMHADVVKQILSVSPQKIVYVSCNSATQARDLALMDSMYKVTKVQPVDMFPQTHHVENVVLLEKR
- a CDS encoding DUF6452 family protein, translated to MFEVNLVKSRIRYFLGIPLLLLLFSGCEKDDICVETSLTPNLIIRFYDQVNRSQFKEVPTLRVIGVGSQYILIDRITTDSISIPLKTLENTTSFMLINASEEELETGNSDVLTITYTPKEIFINRACGYKMNFEEANGSVTTDEANWIQDVQIINPNIQNERKAHIHLYH
- a CDS encoding DUF6048 family protein codes for the protein MKEKHISTYITSIFLLLSLTLIAQETAKDSLGYQQRYGLRIGIDLSKPIRSFLNDNYRGLELMGDYRLTQRHYIAAEIGTEENTIEDEYISFSSKGNYLKVGFDYNTYENWYGMENMIFAGARYGFGTFNQTLNSYSIYNQNHYWQEDQSSGRNPDLLKEYSGLTAHWLEVVVGLKAELFNNLYLGASLRLNYLVTDSSSDAFPALWIPGFNKVTDDSKFGVGFNYGLTYFLPLYKKSKKSEIKD
- a CDS encoding THUMP domain-containing class I SAM-dependent RNA methyltransferase, which translates into the protein MGNNYTMVAKTLFGFEELLEEELRNLGAINVQKGVRSVTFEGDKGFMYKANLCLRTAIKILKPVKSFRVRNEQDLYDQIYKMDWERFMSVHSTFAIDATLATDRFHHSQFISLKTKDAIVDKFRNLHGTRPDVDLKYPDIRIHIHIQQSEVTVSIDSSGRSLHQRGYKTATNIAPINEVLAAGLIMMSGWDGQCDFMDPMCGSGTIPVEAAMIACNIPPNINRKEFAFEKWPDFDANLFEKIIESSLKKTREFHHKIYGYDKAPSAVAKAKDNVKNANLSEYITITQRNFFETYKPVDGKLHMVFNPPYGERLSIDMEQFYKSIGDTLKKHYPGTDAWFITSNMEALKHVGLRPSRKIKLFNGHLESRLVKYEMYEGSKKGKYIE
- a CDS encoding class I SAM-dependent methyltransferase, with translation MQKDTKNWFTSWFDTDFYHILYKDRDEQEAKFFMDNLTQYLNLPEDARILDLPCGRGRHSVYLNELGYNVVGADLSANSIAFARKFENENLKFTQFDMRTVYGDKFDAVFNLFTSIGYFENEEDNARTIHAFCQSLNETGFAVIDFMNVGYIENSLIPEEAKTIEGITFHINRHLSNNYVTKDIRFSHQGKEYHFTERVKALKLQDFEAYIEAAGGYLLDIFGDYKLGKFHPETSERLILIFK
- a CDS encoding ZIP family metal transporter — translated: MNMYLLPIIAVLAGFLFFMLFRPHEKGKLKLLLAFSGAFLLAITVFEIIPSVFAEGYNRFLGLFILLGMLLQIILEFFSKGAEHGHMHFHNTKSLPLALFISLCIHAFLEGLPIRHDNHLMYGILIHKLPVAFILTAFLHHAEIPKWRIIVTLLIFAAMTPLGTLVSNNTDLLTQIEPYVNALVVGTFLHISTVILFESSEGHKFNLSKLLVIILAITIAYFM
- a CDS encoding DUF4268 domain-containing protein, which gives rise to MFSREESRKLREEFWISFGKSFPRKWILYNTKIKDFSFKFYFDTKKAAVSLDIEDSNLENRINHYEKLESLKSILIDEYLPDAIYEDIHYLESGKEISRIYVELTGVSIHNKNTWQQTMEYLNNQMIQFETFWYEYEDFIKG
- the trhA gene encoding PAQR family membrane homeostasis protein TrhA; the encoded protein is MRLQSSREEWFNTVTHAIGAILGLIALPFLVLASKENSILAIISFLIFGVSVILMFTASSVYHAIKDEDKKKLWRKIDHVSIFVLIAGTYTPITLLLLQSGSGWLIFGIVWSIAIFGAVLKLFFTGRYKAISLALYLIMGWIIVFDFKNLWNLTSKQGMFLIFLGGAFYTLGTLFYSIKKMPYQHVIWHVFVLLGCASHYAFMFVELTTL